Proteins co-encoded in one Erinaceus europaeus chromosome 2, mEriEur2.1, whole genome shotgun sequence genomic window:
- the LOC107522344 gene encoding small nuclear ribonucleoprotein G-like, protein MSKTHPPKLKKFMDKKLSLKLNGGRHVQGILRGFDPFMNLVIDECVEMATSGQQNNTGMVVICGNSIIMLEALERV, encoded by the coding sequence ATGAGCAAGACTCATCCTCCCAAATTGAAAAAATTTATGGACAAGAAGTTGTCACTGAAATTAAATGGCGGTAGACATGTCCAAGGAATTCTGCGGGGGTTTGACCCGTTTATGAACCTTGTGATAGATGAATGTGTGGAAATGGCAACTAGTGGGCAACAAAACAATACTGGGATGGTAGTAATATGTGGAAATAGCATCATCATGTTAGAAGCCTTGGAACGAGTATAA